Proteins found in one Deinococcus sp. Leaf326 genomic segment:
- the mnmD gene encoding tRNA (5-methylaminomethyl-2-thiouridine)(34)-methyltransferase MnmD, protein MFGSDSSPPLLTTPDGSLTALNARFGEAYGSRHGARSQAWHVFVEGSGTHVHPAPRVLEIGFGVGVNARATLAATAGSGAPLEYLAYEFDPVSTETLRGVSVGGEAEGHPAWEALLGAWDIAGERLKVQAGGAALEVRFEDVSTAELPRDWATALYLDGFSPSRNPEVWTPEFTARLAAALAPGGVLTTYSAAGHVRRALGAAGLEVERRPGAPGKRECLRAVRPL, encoded by the coding sequence GTGTTCGGTTCCGATTCTTCTCCTCCCCTCCTGACCACCCCCGACGGCTCGCTCACTGCCCTGAACGCCCGCTTCGGCGAAGCCTACGGTTCACGGCACGGCGCGCGTTCGCAGGCGTGGCATGTCTTCGTGGAGGGCAGTGGGACCCATGTCCACCCGGCCCCGCGGGTGCTGGAGATCGGGTTTGGAGTGGGCGTGAACGCCCGCGCCACACTGGCAGCGACGGCCGGCAGCGGCGCCCCTCTTGAGTACCTCGCTTATGAATTCGATCCGGTCTCGACCGAGACGCTGCGTGGGGTGTCAGTGGGCGGTGAGGCCGAAGGCCACCCGGCCTGGGAAGCGTTGCTGGGCGCCTGGGACATTGCCGGAGAACGCTTGAAGGTGCAGGCGGGCGGCGCAGCGCTAGAGGTCCGCTTCGAGGACGTGAGCACGGCCGAGCTGCCGCGCGACTGGGCCACGGCGCTGTACCTCGACGGCTTCTCCCCGTCGCGCAACCCGGAAGTCTGGACGCCCGAGTTCACGGCGAGGCTGGCGGCGGCCCTAGCCCCCGGCGGGGTCCTGACCACCTACAGCGCGGCCGGGCACGTGCGCCGCGCGCTGGGGGCGGCGGGCCTGGAGGTCGAGCGCCGCCCCGGTGCCCCCGGCAAGCGCGAGTGCCTGCGTGCGGTGCGCCCCCTATGA
- a CDS encoding FAD-binding oxidoreductase: protein MSSPPHVAVIGGGVAGASVAYALGQAGARVTLVDTGQHAASRVPSALLNPVRGQSGKVDPQAVAGLQRTWTWLEALEAAGHAVPHGRGGVLRPVPDDRTREKFTRNLPAELPHTWLSPVEAPAELAPGWAHALWLPEGGWLDGAAFTSALRRASGARVVRARAVGWSAQQVTLDGGETLEADAAVWCGGAVGHGWAGGDGTYRAGSLLLLDRAPSPVPVSFGAYAAPAASGGVLGATFEAPAPVWAPPHLPLGSLSWLLGKGLALTPGLHGTQLTGRWSGTRLSGLRCGQGEDGVWRLSGLGSKGFLLGPLLAGELAAELLGRF from the coding sequence ATGAGCTCGCCACCCCACGTCGCCGTGATCGGGGGTGGGGTCGCCGGCGCCTCGGTGGCCTACGCCCTGGGGCAGGCCGGCGCGCGGGTCACCCTCGTCGATACCGGGCAGCACGCCGCGAGCCGGGTGCCCTCAGCCCTCCTGAATCCGGTACGCGGGCAGTCGGGGAAGGTGGACCCCCAGGCAGTGGCCGGGCTGCAACGCACCTGGACTTGGCTGGAGGCGCTGGAGGCCGCCGGTCACGCGGTGCCGCACGGCCGGGGCGGCGTGCTGCGGCCCGTGCCGGATGACCGCACCCGCGAGAAGTTCACGCGCAACCTGCCTGCCGAGCTGCCCCACACTTGGCTGAGCCCTGTCGAGGCGCCCGCTGAACTGGCCCCGGGCTGGGCACACGCGCTGTGGCTGCCCGAGGGCGGCTGGCTCGACGGCGCGGCGTTCACGTCGGCGCTGCGCCGGGCCTCGGGCGCGCGGGTAGTGCGCGCGCGGGCCGTGGGCTGGAGCGCCCAGCAGGTCACTTTGGACGGCGGCGAGACCCTGGAGGCTGACGCGGCCGTGTGGTGCGGCGGCGCGGTGGGCCACGGCTGGGCCGGGGGGGACGGAACGTACCGTGCGGGCAGCCTGCTGCTGCTGGACCGCGCACCCTCGCCTGTGCCCGTGAGTTTCGGGGCCTACGCCGCTCCGGCGGCCTCCGGCGGGGTCCTGGGCGCAACCTTCGAGGCTCCGGCCCCGGTTTGGGCGCCCCCCCACCTCCCCCTGGGGTCGCTGAGTTGGCTACTGGGCAAGGGGTTGGCCCTGACCCCCGGCCTGCACGGCACGCAGCTTACGGGGCGCTGGAGCGGCACCCGGCTCTCGGGGCTGCGCTGCGGCCAGGGCGAGGACGGGGTATGGCGGCTGTCCGGGCTGGGCAGCAAGGGCTTCTTGCTGGGGCCGCTGCTCGCCGGGGAGCTGGCCGCCGAGCTGCTGGGCCGCTTCTAG
- a CDS encoding isocitrate/isopropylmalate dehydrogenase family protein, which translates to MANYRICLIEGDGIGHEVIPATRRVLDAAGFSAEYVTAEAGYEYFLDHGTSVPQATYDAVENTDATLFGAATSPSGEKPDGFFGAIRHLRRKYGLYANVRPTRTRPVPGAYDNVDLVIVRENTQGLYVEQERRYGDTAIADTVITKDASERIGKFAADLAMKRGKRLTVVHKANVLPVTQGLFLNTIMDHTATVEGLSTSTMIVDNAAMQLVRNPSQFDVMVMTNMFGDILSDLAAGLVGGLGIAASGNVGDKFGIFESVHGSAPDIAGQGVANPTASILAAVLMLDHLGDHETARRLDNAVNKVLAEGPRTRDLGGTAGTNEFSEAVIKALT; encoded by the coding sequence ATGGCAAACTACCGCATCTGTCTGATCGAAGGCGACGGCATCGGTCATGAAGTGATTCCGGCCACCCGCCGCGTGCTCGACGCCGCGGGCTTCAGCGCCGAATACGTGACTGCCGAGGCCGGCTACGAATACTTCCTGGACCACGGCACCAGCGTGCCACAGGCCACCTACGACGCCGTCGAGAACACCGACGCGACCCTGTTCGGCGCGGCGACAAGCCCCAGCGGCGAGAAGCCCGACGGGTTCTTCGGCGCCATCCGCCACCTGCGGCGCAAGTACGGGCTGTACGCCAACGTGCGGCCCACCCGCACCCGCCCGGTGCCCGGCGCCTACGACAACGTGGACCTCGTAATCGTGCGCGAAAACACCCAGGGCCTGTACGTCGAGCAGGAGCGCCGCTACGGCGACACCGCCATCGCCGACACGGTGATCACTAAGGACGCCTCCGAGCGCATCGGCAAGTTCGCCGCCGACCTCGCCATGAAGCGCGGCAAGCGCCTGACCGTGGTGCACAAGGCCAACGTACTACCGGTCACGCAGGGCCTGTTCCTGAACACGATCATGGACCACACCGCCACGGTCGAGGGCCTGAGCACCTCCACCATGATCGTGGACAACGCCGCCATGCAGCTCGTGCGCAATCCCTCACAGTTCGACGTGATGGTCATGACCAACATGTTCGGCGACATCCTCTCGGACCTCGCCGCCGGCCTGGTGGGCGGCCTGGGGATTGCGGCCTCGGGCAACGTCGGCGACAAGTTCGGCATCTTCGAGTCGGTTCACGGCTCGGCGCCCGACATCGCTGGGCAGGGCGTCGCCAACCCCACGGCGAGCATCCTGGCCGCCGTGCTCATGCTCGACCACCTCGGCGACCACGAGACGGCCCGCCGCCTCGACAACGCCGTGAACAAGGTGCTGGCCGAGGGGCCGCGCACCCGCGACCTCGGCGGCACCGCCGGCACGAACGAGTT
- a CDS encoding YsnF/AvaK domain-containing protein gives MTSQDPTMPAALPGEPDASLLGQAQSRTELGRMTLHEERANIEVVRGGAGSVSVLRRVVEREELVPVQLVRETLEITVQDGQGLVTLNGEALEPGRTYEVVVREERAEVTKQIYALSDVVLSKQSRTVTHEEAVTLRRETLDVRDPHGLTRELAIVDEDLR, from the coding sequence AGTCAGGACCCCACGATGCCCGCCGCACTGCCCGGTGAACCCGACGCCTCCCTGCTGGGGCAGGCCCAGAGCCGCACGGAACTCGGCCGCATGACACTGCACGAGGAACGCGCGAACATCGAGGTCGTCCGCGGCGGCGCCGGTTCGGTGAGCGTGCTGCGGCGCGTGGTCGAGCGTGAGGAGCTTGTGCCCGTACAGCTCGTACGCGAAACCCTGGAGATCACCGTGCAGGACGGCCAGGGCCTCGTGACCCTCAACGGCGAGGCGCTGGAGCCGGGCCGAACCTACGAAGTCGTCGTCCGCGAGGAACGCGCCGAGGTGACCAAACAGATCTACGCCCTGAGCGACGTGGTGCTGAGCAAGCAGAGCCGCACAGTGACACACGAGGAAGCCGTGACCCTGCGCCGCGAGACCCTCGACGTGCGCGACCCCCACGGTCTGACCCGCGAACTCGCCATCGTGGACGAAGACCTGCGCTGA